The region TCTCATTCGAAGAAACGAGGAACGCTTGTGAGAGCGTTGCGCTTTTTTTGTTGAAAAAGCATCCGAAAGAAATTACGACAGAATACGCAATCGAGAGAAGAGCAGGAAAAGTATTCATAGACTACAATCAAAATGCGCGAGGAAAGACACTCGCGTCTGTGTATTCTCCCCGCGCATATGCGGGAGCCCCTGTCTCGGTTCCCGTGCTATGGGAAGAATTGAGAAGTATTCATCCTCTCGATTTCGATATCGAAACGACTATCGAGAGGGTGAAAGAAAATGGGGACGTGTGGGAGGACATTTTGCGCAAGCCGACAGATTTGAGAGAAGTACTCAATCTGTAATTCTCAAGCAAGCGAAAATCTTAAAGAAACTTACAAAACCTATCGTACGAAGTGAATAGTTGTCGGTCCGGAGCGTTCGTTAGTCGCGTTTAGCGAATACGCTCTAATCGTATATCTCGTATCACTTCCGCGCACCAATGGGGTTACATCTATGGCTTCCGTCGCGAACTCACCACGTGCATTTGCAGTAAGAACTTTTTCATATAGAGTGCCTGTAAGCGTTACCGCCCCGAGAACTGTCGTCTCGTATTCTATGTGCACGAGAACGCGTCCATTAGGGGCTGTTGTTCCTCTTACGACGACATTCCCCGTCACTTTCTGCCCTTCGGTGGGCGAAATGATCGTAGGGGGATCAGGAACTCCTCCATCGACAGATATTTTCGAGCCTGTTTCTACTGTATAAACCTCACCGTTTCGCGATTTAAATGTTGCCGTGATAATCGCGTTTTGCAAATTATCACCTTTCCTTACCGTATATTCGCCGACATACACCCCTGTCGCAATCTCTTGCATCGGAATATTGCGTATGTTTCCGATAGAGAAAGTTGCGCTGCCATTCGCTTCAGCTTCCAATCTCGTTCGAATCACATCGCCAGGCTCAGGCACCTCAGGTGCTTCATGCGTGAACGATTTAATCGCTTTCGCGACATCGCTCACTTCGAAACTCCACGAATGCATTAGCGGATTACGAGCGCGATCACGAACAGTTATTGTCACATTATGTCTTCCTGCTGCGACTGCAGTCGGCTTGAAATATACGAGATTCGAGGAAATGGTCGCTTTAGAAGTAACATCTGTTCCGTCGAATAGAACTTTGACGGATTCCGGTTCTATACCGCTTCCAGTCGCATCGTCGAATACTGCTGTAATACTTAAGTTGCGAGCATCCACTCTACTATTCGCAACGGGGGTAACTGCAAGAATCTTCGGTGCTGTAGTGTCTAAGGTGATTTTCTCTTCCGCTTGCATAAGAACTTCACGATTTCCGATGCGTAAAATTCCGATAACGCTTGCTCCGCTAATCGCGAATTCCTTGTCGCGCGAAACGGTCCAGGTCCCTTCGTACTTTCCTGGAGAAATTTCTTTCATCGGGACTTCATTGACTACACCAGGAATACGGAAGTATGCCCGTCCCCCGGGTGTTCCTTCCATGGTTACTGTAATCGTGTTTCCTGCCGAAATCACTCCACTGGCGTTGTGATTTATATACGCTATCGTTCCTGTACCTTCTATGCGTTCGCTTACATCTTCTTCGATAGGACCCGCAGTCGTGATTTCGACTATTCGACGATAATCATCCCACCGGACTTCAGCACCTAATGCTTCGCTCACAAACCGCAATGGGATAAACGTTGTGCTTGCATAGATACGTGCGGGAACATCCAGCATGATTTCCGAACCGTTTACTTTTGCTGTCGAAGAACCAATTCGCATTTCGATAGTCCTGGCACCCTTTCTCGCATAAATCATTCGAGCAGAAGGCTGCCATTCTACGGCTGCACCAAGATGTTCGAAGATTCCGCGTAAAGGGACCAATACACGACTTTGAACCATTTTAGGGGCAACATCTAAATGCACTTGATTCCCATTAATCTCAACGCGAATAGTTTGTGAGAAAAGAGAAGAAACAAAACAAAGCGACGATAGAATCAGAAAGGTTTTGGCTTTCATAGAAACGCTCCTTTATGTGATAGAATTGCACTAAGTAAACATATCGTTTACCGATGAGCAAGTGTTAAAATCTCCACCGTTCTTGTGTAACTCTTCCAATTTACGTCATAGCCTAAAGATTCGCTAACGAAACGTAGTGGAATGTAAGTGTATCCGCCGAAAATTTGTGCTGGAACATCCAACGACACATCTGAACCGTTCACTTTCGCAGTCATTGATCCGACCCTAAGTTCGAGGTTGTTATCACCTTTTCGTGCATAAATCGTTCGAGTAGAAGGTCGCCATTCTACGAATGCTCCCAGGTGCTCGAAAATTTCTCGAAAAGGAACAAGAACGCGGTTATCAACTATTCTTGGAGCAACGGTCAATTGTATTGGGTTGCCGTCGATCTCGACGCCAATCGCCTGAGCGAAGGAAGAAACCGTCCAGCAAAAACCTAACAGAGTAACGATAATTTTGGCTTTCATATAAACCTCTTTCATGAAACTTCTTTATAGAAGTCTGTGTAAATTCGACCTCGATGTTTTTATACGTCATTTTTGCCTACGATAAGAGGGTGTTTTCGCTGTTTTTTGCTTTTTTCTGTCCCCTAGGCTTTTTCTAATAGTGCCTTCTTATTGGAGAAGGGCAATATTTCGATTAGAGCGGCTCTATCCGAAACGACCCGAGATGTAGTCCTCTGTCTCGCGCCGCTTCGGCACCATGAAGAGGTTTGTCGTTTCCTGGAATTCGATGAGTTCCCCCATAAGAAAGAAACCAGAGTAGTCGCTCGCTCGTTGCGCTTGTTGCATATTATGAGTGACGATAACGACCGTGTATTGCTCTTTCAATTCCAACATCAAATCCTCGATTCTTCCTGTAGCAATCGGGTCGAGGGCAGAACACGGCTCATCCATCAAAATCACCTCCGGGTCGACTGCCAAAACCCGCGCAATGCAAAGCCTCTGCTGCTGCCCCCCCGAAAGTTGCAATCCGCTTTGATCGAGTTTGTCGGCAACTTCATCCCATAATGCTGCGCGTTGTAGAGACATCTCTACAATATTGTCTAACTCTTCACGATTTCTGACTCCGTGAATTCTCGGTCCGTAAGCGACGTTGTCGTAAATGCTCATCGGAAACGGGTTAGGTTTTTGGAAAACCATCCCTACCTTTTTGCGAAGCTGAACGACATCCACATTTTCACCATAAATATTAACTCCATCGAGTTCGACTATTCCTTCTATGCGAACGTCGTCTATCAAATCATTCATGCGATTGAGGCATCGCAAAAATGTGGTTTTCCCGCAACCCGAAGGACCTATAAGAGCGGTTATCTTATTTCGGGGAATATCTAAGGTAACTGACTTTAGCGCTTGAAAATCCCCGTAGAAGACGCTCAAATTTCTGATTCGAATTTGTTCCTGCTCTCCCGGAAGACTTTGAGATGACACTTCCGTCACGACCTTTGTCTGCACATCGCTTATTTTGAGTCAGAAATGTGTTAAAGCGATGTTAAAAAATGTCTCGGACGGTGGCAAAATAGAGAAAATATGTTGCACTGGTGGGTTTTGTCAGGATGTCTAATATTTGGAAATATAGAAGAAAACGAACGAATCTTTACTTCGCCTCATCTTTTGGCAGTGGGCTTTGCTGCTCCTCCTCGCCTCCCGCTTTGCTCTGACGCGAACGGTGACGGGTTAGGTGACCTGCTCTGTGTTTATCCACCCGATAACGGGATTATCGATTTTGCGCCAAACGTGAACAATGAAAAATGCGGATACGGCAGGCAGGCGAGGGTCGGGATAGGACCAGACTGTAAGGCGGCGATCTCGGGTGATTTCCTTCCTGACGCAGGTACTGAAGTAGTTGGTTTGTTTGCCGATGGCTCTCTGAAAATATTTTATAACTTTGTCGAAGAAAAATATAAAGAGACTACTGATATTTATAAGTTCGAGCAAAAACCCGGGCGTTTTGTTCTCGGTGTATCCAAAGTAAAAGGCAAGCGACTTGGAATCGTGGCTTTGGATGGCAAGTCGGGTGCTGGAATCCTGCTGCGGTGGGAAGACGGGAAATGGACATCGAAAAGAATCGAATTCCCGAGTGAAGTGGAGTGGATACAACAAAACGACGTCACGAATGACCCGGGTGCGGAGTGGATTATTCGAAAGCCTTATGGGGCAGTGATGCTTTATTCGGAAAATGATTTGCAGCATAGGAAATTGATCAAGTTAGCGAAAAAAGGCGATGCAATAGAAGTTTGCAATAAGAAACTTATTATAGGAAAAGAGTGGATAAACGGAAGCACTTCGCTCCCCATCAAAGAATTAGACTCGATCGCAGAGCCTTATGTTTATCGTACCTGTGATATGAACGGAGATGGCATCGAGGACCTTGTCGTCTTTCGTTATGGAAACGAACCCCATATAGCCTATGACATTTACGTTCTTTGTTCGATTCGTAAAAACGATAACGATTTCGATAAAGACGGATTATCCAATTCCGAAGAAAAGAAAATCGGCACGAACCTCTATCATAAAGACACCGATGGCGATGGCTTGCTCGATTCTTGGGAGGTGCGTGGCGTTAGAGGATTGGATTTACCCGCTATGGGTTGCTCACCTTTGAAATACGATGTGATTTGTTATGTTCATCGGATTAGTGACGTTGACGAAAAACATGTAAAAAACGAAATGGAACGCGTGAAAAATTCTTATGCGCAGTTGGAAGTTACTAATCCCGATGGATCGAAAGGGATTTCCTTTCATCCGATTTTTCCTGACCCGATTCCTGAAGACAAAGCGAAAGGAAAGGGATGGCCCGAACTCGGTGAACTTTACTTTCCTAAAAACCATCGAGGAATAGCGCATTGGATGGTTATCAATAAAGGTGGCGGCGGACAGGCGAATCAGATGGGAGATATGGGTGGATGCGGCGCTGATGCGCTCTGGGCAGTCTTTTTGCATGAATTCGGACACCAATTGGGTCTCGACCACAATGGATTTTGGCGTCCCGGGCTTTGCCCTTTGTATCCGAGCCTTATGAATTACGCATACAGTTACGGATTCAATGACGATGGGAATCTCATTCACTATAGCAATGGAAAATTCGCCTCTTATACGCTCAAGGAAACCTCCCTCGACGAGGAAATCCCATTGCCCTACCAAGAAGTCAGTTTCTTGGAAAAAGGACCTTATCGTTTTCGATTAAAACAAAACGGAACGAAAACCTTAGTTGACTGGAATTGGAACGGAGTATTCGGAGAAAAGAATGTTCGAGCAGACATTAACTATGGATACAGCACTACGGCGGGAGAGAGATTAACTGTAGATAAAACACATGCATCTCCCTATCTTTTTAGTTATGCAAGTAAGGCATGGCTTCTTTACGCAAAATTGCCGCAAGAACCGAAACGAGGTGAAGACCCGAATGTAAGCATTCAGAAACCCGGCACTTTGTACTTGAGAGAAATTGACCAGAAATATACATGGAAAGACGCCATCGAAATTGCGAAAAATGTCACCGGCGACCCAGCCGGCGCTGGCTTCAATCAAGAATTTTGGATTTTTTATCCGTCCGCAGAAGGAATCGTTTATTCACGTGGTGAGATTTCGGCAAACAGTTGGAAACAAAAAGAAACCACACTACTTCCGGATAGCCAAAACAAACGCGTAACATGCGCAGTTTTATTCGGAAGACTTTTCGTTTTTCTGCACGATTCGAAAACCGGTGAGGTTCGATACAGTTCTACATTCGGTAACGGATTTCGCAAGTTTTACACACTAACGGCAAAAAGCACGAATCCGGTCTCTGCTTGCGAGGACTCTATCCATCGAAGAATTTTGCTTACTACATGTCAAGACCAAGATAAAGACCGCCCTTCACGATGGCAAATTCGATGGTTCGAACTCGAGGGTGAACAACTCGTAGAAAAAGGCATGGAATGGGTGGAAGGGGAAGGAGGCGGAGCGCGTGGAGACGGAAGACTGCAGGTTTTGTTCGATTCTTCTTCCGATGCCGGACCTGATGGAAGAGTCTATGTCTTCGGGCCTGGACTGCGACGAGACCCAAAAGCCCCTTGGACCGGGTTGTATGTAGCTCATCAGATTGCGGATAAAAGCGTGCGAGGAGGATGGCTGGTGAAACGCTATTACGACGAATGGACGAACTCACGTTCGGATTCAGCCGTGACTTGGTTCGAAGGAGATGTTCTTTGGTCTTATCGTTGGGTAGATGGCGCTCAAGGAGACTCGGATAACAACCTCCAAGTTGCTTTTCACGGTTTGGGAATCGAAGAGATGCCTATGGGAGATTTCAACGATGTGGAATTCATCGTGAAATACGGTCTCAAAAGAAGCATCCTTTATCTCTTTACGAATTGACCGTAATCTATACTTAAAGCGAAATGCCTAAAATAGCCTTTATCGGAGCCGGCTCGGTCGTCTTTACCAAGAACTTGCTCGGCGATATTTTGTTGAACGACGAATTGAAAGAGTCGGAAATCGCCCTCATGGACATCGATGAAGAACGTCTTCGAGTGGCGGAACGCATGGCGCACAAACTCGCAACGGCTACGAGATCCAACCCGAAAATCACAGCTACATTAAATCGCAAAGAGGCGTTGGAGAGTGCGGATTATGTAATTTGCTCGATACAGGTGGGGGGCTATAAACCTTCTACTGTAATCGACTTCGAAATTCCCAAGAAATACGGTTTGCGACAAACTATTGCAGACACTTTAGGAATCGGCGGCATTATGCGAGGATTGCGAACGATTCCCGTGTTGATCTCGATTGCACGCGATATGGAGGAACTCTGCCCGAATGCTTGGCTTCTTCAATATAGCAATCCGATGGCAATGAATTGTTGGGCATTAGCAGAAGCGACGCGCTGCAAATTCGTTGGTCTTTGCCATAGCGTGCAAGGAACTGTATGGGAATTAGCCAGAGATTTGAATATTCCTTATGAAGAAATCAATTATCTTTGCGCAGGAATCAACCACATGGCTTTTTATCTGCGCTTAGAACACAAAGGAC is a window of Fimbriimonadales bacterium DNA encoding:
- a CDS encoding stalk domain-containing protein — encoded protein: MKAKTFLILSSLCFVSSLFSQTIRVEINGNQVHLDVAPKMVQSRVLVPLRGIFEHLGAAVEWQPSARMIYARKGARTIEMRIGSSTAKVNGSEIMLDVPARIYASTTFIPLRFVSEALGAEVRWDDYRRIVEITTAGPIEEDVSERIEGTGTIAYINHNASGVISAGNTITVTMEGTPGGRAYFRIPGVVNEVPMKEISPGKYEGTWTVSRDKEFAISGASVIGILRIGNREVLMQAEEKITLDTTAPKILAVTPVANSRVDARNLSITAVFDDATGSGIEPESVKVLFDGTDVTSKATISSNLVYFKPTAVAAGRHNVTITVRDRARNPLMHSWSFEVSDVAKAIKSFTHEAPEVPEPGDVIRTRLEAEANGSATFSIGNIRNIPMQEIATGVYVGEYTVRKGDNLQNAIITATFKSRNGEVYTVETGSKISVDGGVPDPPTIISPTEGQKVTGNVVVRGTTAPNGRVLVHIEYETTVLGAVTLTGTLYEKVLTANARGEFATEAIDVTPLVRGSDTRYTIRAYSLNATNERSGPTTIHFVR
- a CDS encoding copper amine oxidase N-terminal domain-containing protein, producing the protein MKAKIIVTLLGFCWTVSSFAQAIGVEIDGNPIQLTVAPRIVDNRVLVPFREIFEHLGAFVEWRPSTRTIYARKGDNNLELRVGSMTAKVNGSDVSLDVPAQIFGGYTYIPLRFVSESLGYDVNWKSYTRTVEILTLAHR
- the pstB gene encoding phosphate ABC transporter ATP-binding protein PstB — translated: MQTKVVTEVSSQSLPGEQEQIRIRNLSVFYGDFQALKSVTLDIPRNKITALIGPSGCGKTTFLRCLNRMNDLIDDVRIEGIVELDGVNIYGENVDVVQLRKKVGMVFQKPNPFPMSIYDNVAYGPRIHGVRNREELDNIVEMSLQRAALWDEVADKLDQSGLQLSGGQQQRLCIARVLAVDPEVILMDEPCSALDPIATGRIEDLMLELKEQYTVVIVTHNMQQAQRASDYSGFFLMGELIEFQETTNLFMVPKRRETEDYISGRFG